From Xiphophorus maculatus strain JP 163 A chromosome 12, X_maculatus-5.0-male, whole genome shotgun sequence, the proteins below share one genomic window:
- the LOC102216525 gene encoding poly [ADP-ribose] polymerase 14-like, translating to MEDSECPALTVEGDWSPAQSKTVRNKLQLYFQSKKKSSGGDCRVEVEEEAARASVFFRAEEVRDQVLAKTDHEITLEGKCVRLRLGSGPAQIQTNSSNNSSDPAADSKNQEPEPEEGASAANQRGSESDPVVAVVLENVSENLNKDYLQMLVETISGLDENDFSLEMIWESNLAVVNFSVPTDVEKFISVSQKNSKVKKLGLTVRPLGAAKSVRMESLPPSVLKDMIELWFEKNWELPEDVLMIPEEQAAIVTFRDPKVVQSICVKEDHVMRSIPVKLYSYHESLGAALYGPARPAWKMPEPVTQEVLQVIWKFLLLKKMLKNINNQMRPHFCSVDLDQPEVKLSPLPSFLRQKSLTAKDVDNWAEAAKDAFCKLLAQYSAFECDANTEAWKAAEKEVLSVVKEDALVEFDPSRQVVTVAGRADDIKKIRAPVENILLKLMSHIERQTKGVTESLDFSPAYFHILTEEGLQKAASDVSPELKLSFYEATGRLTITGLPAEVYQIKSWILEKNLNMKKKHLNVPPGLLDYLQQVDPMDMSKSLFTSQGISAIYCTETRGVFLLGSSDRALADAESKMKKDLLVQNLDVKDQEVLNRQNWKELKGELLDTYNSSNNKTVIIVIHPERRDKVTVAGFSNPVKEVSASLRDFIQNYSQVQEALRVESCAVAQFIQKNRRDVWSRIASDNKVSVTFDPERPKIVISGARLLAHKARSVLQQLAADLFADTLTVDKPGAKKYFLSQGSIFLPPVMSEFSCVVMLQPEIQDDEEEEEEGSVEDECYCKVRTAGGVLVSVSRADICSFKVDAVVNAANEDLQHIGGLALALLKAAGPNLQKISNDLVAKDGKLRPGDAVVTDGCSLPCRYVVHAVGPRYSDSDKKTSVFRLKCAVRESLSQAERASCSTVAMPAISSGVFGFPVELCTETIARAVREYCDDPSGPGSLTEVHLVDNNDATVRMMAAAVSREFSDLEPIMTVPQPAAGKHKGAAGGQQRGRGRGGRGGGRGGGRGRGAEGGRGRGRAGGYQDDHQPNRGGLSPRGQSRRGEQGGSGSLEQITAAGLRIALCRGNIQDQQTDGIVNTVAENMNLSQGAVSSAILEAAGENLQLAVLTEAGVSALQFGDVVVTDAYNLRCQKVFHAVCPNWDNGGGEAEKGLADVITSCLKEAEKLQLTSLSFPAIGTGNLSFPRPVVARVLLRQIQQFSRRVSPRHLKEVVIVVHHSDPQTTECFTREFSGQTGNVQHGGAGSDGNWSAAQTLLSRPQQTSTSFSSVSSPSLGVYRMQMGQLALEVSSGDITKETCDVIVNSSNQNFNLQAGVSKAILDNAGPKVLLECAQIVNSPGYMPRSMIMTSGGQLPCSNIIHIVGQNDATKIREMVQGVLKVCEENKFRSVAFPALGTGQGGVSPAAVADAMVGAVVDFVRKKQPKFVCSVKILIFQTAMIAEFHNSMKKRQGEEVAEKSVFNKFIDSVSSFFGLGAEQQSTTDFYLERQEFDPAVFQLCADNQRNLSTAKKRISELILNEQAQRTIRDQYINQFTQADMDELKALQRNLTVSIRLDRGQEDQEPRIHLEGLTRDVLTAESDIRNIIRKVERSENLKNKAMMVRKQVEWKFQHQDGSVVSLDILTNLQLEEAFEKSQSVKIKIKNETFNADPVLRRAVSTKGRKQIELMRNDLRTPDNPLPQHWDDMKGSILKQVPLTAGSQEYNDVLADVTKNGLSLNIIKIERIQNTTLWQSYQLLKKQMEVKNKHTNNEKLLYHGTGANSIDLINSKGFNRSYAGMHGAMYGKGSYFAVDPAYSAGSYAQPDNTGHKRMYQARVLVGDYTQGRSNMIAPPAKSGNAADLYDSVTDKPNNSSMFIVFNDIQAYPEYLITFT from the exons ATGGAGGACTCCGAGTGTCCGGCCCTGACCGTGGAGGGCGACTGGAGCCCGGCCCAGAGTAAAACCGTCCggaacaaactgcagctttactTCCAGAGCAAGAAGAAGTCCAGCGGAGGAGACTGCcgggtggaggtggaggaggaggccGCCAGAGCCTCCGTCTTCTTCCGAGCGGAGGAGG TCAGAGATCAAGTCCTGGCGAAGACGGACCATGAAATCACCCTGGAGGGTAAATGTGTTCGGCTGCGGCTCGGTTCTGGACCCGCTCAG ATCCAGAcgaacagcagcaacaacagctcaG ATCCGGCTGCAGATTCCAAGAAccaagaaccagaaccagaggaaggAGCTTCTGCAGCAAACCAGAGAG GTTCTGAGTCGGATCCGGTCGTTGCCGTGGTTCTGGAGAACGTCTCGGAGAACCTGAACAAAGATTATCTGCAGATGCTGGTGGAAACCATCTCTGGCCTGGATGAGAACGACTTCAGTCTGGAGATGATCTGGGAATCCAACCTGGCCGTGGTGAACTTCAGCGTTCCCACAG atgtggaaaagttcaTATCAGTGAGTCAGAAAAACTCCAAGGTGAAGAAACTTGGACTGACGGTTCGGCCACTAGGGGCAGCAAAGAGCGTCCGCATGGAGAGTCTTCCTCCGTCTGTCCTCAAAG ACATGATTGAGTTGTGGTTTGAGAAGAACTGGGAACTTCCTGAGGACGTCCTGATGATCCCAGAGGAGCAGGCGGCCATCGTCACCTTCAGGGACCCAAAAG TTGTTCAAAGCATCTGTGTTAAAGAAGACCATGTGATGCGCTCCATCCCTGTCAAGCTGTATTCGTACCACGAGTCACTGGGAGCCGCCCTGTACGGCCCGGCCCGGCCTGCCTGGAAGATGCCCGAGCCCGTCACCCAGGAGGTTCTGCAAGTGATCTGGAAATTCCTCCTGCTcaagaaaatgctgaaaaacatcaacaatcaGATGCGGCCGCATTTCTGCAGCGTAGATTTGGACCAGCCCGAGGTGAAACTCAGCCCCCTGCCCAGTTTTCTGAGGCAGAAAAGTCTGACTGCGAAAGACGTAGATAACTGGGCGGAGGCGGCGAAGGACGCCTTCTGCAAACTGCTGGCCCAGTACTCGGCCTTCGAATGCGACGCGAACACAGAGGCATGGAAAGCTGCCGAGAAGGAAGTCCTCTCGGTGGTGAAGGAAGACGCCTTAGTGGAGTTCGATCCGTCCAGACAGGTTGTGACGGTCGCTGGCAGAGCCGACGATAtaaagaaaatccgagctccaGTAGAAAACATCCTTCTTAAATTAATGAGTCACATTGAACGGCAGACCAAAGGTGTGACTGAGAGCCTGGACTTTTCTCCTGCCTATTTCCACATCCTGACGGAGGAAGGGCTGCAGAAAGCTGCCTCTGACGTTTCTCCTGAGCTGAAACTCTCGTTCTACGAAGCCACTGGGAGGTTGACCATTACGGGACTCCCTGCTGAGGTTTACCAGATCAAATCCTGGATCTtagagaaaaatctgaacatgAAGAAGAAACATCTAAATGTCCCTCCAGGCCTTCTGGATTACCTCCAGCAGGTGGATCCCATGGACATGTCAAAGAGCCTGTTCACGTCGCAAGGCATCAGCGCCATCTACTGCACCGAAACCAGAGGCGTCTTCTTACTGGGGAGCTCTGACAGAGCCCTGGCCGACGCTGAGAGTAAGATGAAGAAAGATTTGTTGGTGCAGAATCTGGACGTGAAAGATCAGGAAGTTTTGAACCGTCAGAACTGGAAAGAACTGAAAGGAGAACTGTTGGACACCTACAACTCCTCCAACAACAAAACGGTCATCATTGTGATCCACCCAGAGAGAAGAGACAAAGTAACGGTGGCCGGCTTTAGCAATCCTGTCAAAGAGGTGAGCGCCAGTCTGAGGGACTTCATTCAGAACTACTCACAGGTCCAGGAGGCCCTTCGGGTCGAGTCCTGTGCCGTCGCTCAGTTCATTCAGAAGAACAGACGTGACGTTTGGTCGAGAATCGCCAGCGACAACAAGGTgtctgtgacctttgacccagaaAGACCAAAGATCGTCATCAGTGGGGCTCGTCTTCTTGCCCACAAAGCGAGATCCGTCCTTCAACAACTGGCTGCTGATCTCTTTGCTGACACCTTAACTGTGGACAAACCTGGAGCAAAGAAGTACTTCCTGTCCCAAGGAAGCATATTCCTGCCTCCAGTGATGTCAGAGTTCAGCTGTGTGGTGATGCTGCAGCCAGAGATCcaagatgatgaagaggaggaggaggaagggagcGTTGAAGACGAGTGTTACTGCAAGGTGCGCACGGCCGGCGGAGTTCTGGTCTCTGTCAGCAGGGCGGatatctgcagctttaaggtcGACGCTGTGGTCAACGCAGCCAACGAAGACCTGCAGCACATCGGCGGTTTGGCGTTGGCGCTGCTGAAAGCTGCCGGACCAAATCTGCAGAAGATCAGCAACGACCTTGTGGCCAAAGACGGGAAGCTCCGCCCAGGAGACGCCGTCGTGACGGATGGATGCAGTCTGCCCTGCAGATACGTCGTGCATGCAGTCGGTCCGCGCTACTCTGACTCTGACAAGAAGACGTCAGTGTTTCGTCTGAAATGTGCAGTTAGAGAGAGCCTGAGCCAAGCTGAGCGGGCCAGCTGCTCCACCGTGGCGATGCCAGCAATCAGCTCTGGTGTGTTCGGTTTTCCGGTGGAGCTCTGCACCGAGACCATCGCCCGGGCCGTGCGGGAATACTGCGACGATCCCAGCGGTCCGGGATCCTTAACCGAGGTTCACCTGGTGGACAACAACGACGCCACCGTCAGGATGATGGCAGCGGCCGTCAGCAGGGAGTTCAGCGACCTGGAGCCCATCATGACGGTTCCACAGCCCGCCGCCGGGAAGCACAAGGGAGCCGCAGG cggacagcagagaggacgagggagaggagggagaggaggagggagaggaggagggagaggaagaggagcagaaggaggaagagggagaggaagagcaggGGGTTACCAGGACGACCATCAGCCTAACCGCGGCGGTTTGAGCCCCAGAGGGCAGAGCAGACGTGGAGAGCAGGGAGG GTCTGGGAGTTTGGAGCAGATCACAGCTGCAGGCCTGAGGATCGctctctgcagaggaaacatTCAGGACCAGCAG ACGGACGGCATCGTGAACACGGTGGCAGAGAACATGAACCTGAGCCAGGGCGCCGTGTCGTCGGCCATCTTGGAGGCGGCGGGGGAGAACCTGCAGCTGGCCGTCCTGACTGAGGCCGGCGTGTCGGCGCTGCAGTTCGGAGACGTGGTCGTCACTGACGCTTACAACCTGAGGTGTCAGAAAGTCTTCCATGCTGTTTGCCCAAACTGGGACAACGGCGGCGGTGAGGCGgagaag GGGTTAGCAGAcgtcatcacttcctgtctgaaggaggctgagaagctgcagctgaccTCTCTGTCCTTCCCGGCCATCGGAACCGGGAACCTGAGCTTCCCCAGGCCGGTGGTGGCCAGAGTTCTGCTGAGGCAAATCCAGCAGTTCAGCCGGCGGGTCTCGCCCCGCCACCTGAAGGAAGTGGTCATCGTGGTTCACCACAGCGACCCCCAAACCACCGAG tgtttcaccAGAGAGTTCAGCGGACAGACGGGGAACGTCCAGCATGGAGGAGCCGGTTCTGACGGGAACTGGTCTGCCGCTCAGACGCTGCTCAGCCGGCCACAGCAGACCTCCA CGTCCTTCAGCTCCGTCTCGTCCCCGTCCCTCGGCGTCTACCGGATGCAGATGGGTCAGCTCGCCCTGGAGGTGTCGTCAGGAGACATCACCAAGGAGACCTGTGATGTCATCGTCAACTCATCCAATCAGAACTTCAACCTTCAAGCAG GAGTTTCCAAGGCGATCTTGGACAACGCCGGTCCAAAGGTTCTGTTGGAGTGTGCACAGATCG TGAATTCTCCGGGCTACATGCCTCGTTCCATGATCATGACCTCCGGCGGTCAGCTTCCCTGCAGCAACATCATCCACATCGTCGGCCAGAACGACGCTACTAAGATCAGGGAAATGGTTCAGGGAGTCCTGAAGGTCTGCGAGGAGAACAAGTTCAGATCGGTCGCCTTCCCAGCTCTGGGAACAG GTCAGGGCGGTGTCAGTCCAGCGGCGGTGGCCGACGCCATGGTCGGTGCAGTGGTAGACTTTGTGAGGAAGAAGCAGCCAAAGTTTGTTTGCAGCGTGAAGATCCTAATCTTTCAGACAGCCATGATCGCCGAATTTCACAACAGCATGAAAAAGAGGCAGGGAGAAGAAGTGGCGGAGAAGAGCGTCTTTAACAAATTCATAG AttcagtttcttcattttttggACTTGGAGCGGAGCAGCAAAGCACTACTGACTTTTATCTGGAGCGGCAGGAGTTTGATCCCGCTGTGTTTCAGCTGTGTGCCGACAACCAAAGG AATCTGAGCACGGCTAAGAAGAGGATCAGTGAGCTCATTCTGAACGAGCAGGCCCAGAGAACCATCAGGGACCAGTACATTAACCAGTTCACTCAGGCTGACATGGACGAGCTGAAGGCCCTGCAGAGGAATCTGACGGTGAGCATCCGGCTGGACAGAGGTCAGGAAGACCAGGAGCCCCGGATCCACCTGGAAGGTCTGACCAGAGACGTCCTGACGGCCGAGTCAGACATCAG GAACATCATCCGGAAAGTGGAGAGAAGTGAGAATCTGAAGAACAAAGCCATGATGGTGAGAAAACAGGTGGAATGGAAGTTCCAGCACCAGGACGGATCAGTGGTGTCCCTTGACATCCTCACCAACCTCCAGCTTGAAGAAGCTTTTGAGAAAAGTCAAAGTGTGaagatcaaaatcaaaaacGAAACCTTCAACGCTGATCCAGTTCTTAGACGGGCCGTTTCCACTAAGGGACGGAAGCAGATAGAGCTGATGAGAAATGACTTGAGAA CCCCTGACAATCCGCTGCCTCAACACTGGGATGACATGAAGGGCAGCATCCTGAAGCAGGTTCCCCTGACCGCTGGGTCCCAGGAATACAACGACGTGTTGGCAGACGTTACAAAAAATGGACTTTCACTGAACATCATCAAG ATCGAGCGGATCCAAAATACGACGCTGTGGCAGAGCTACCAGCTCCTGAAGAAGCAGATGGAGGTAAAGAACAAGCACACCAACAATGAAAAGCTGCTGTATCACGGCACCGGGGCCAACTCCATCGACCTCATCAACTCTAAGGGCTTCAACCGGAGCTACGCAGGAATGCATG GTGCCATGTACGGTAAAGGCTCTTACTTTGCTGTGGACCCTGCGTATTCAGCCGGAAGTTATGCTCAGCCAGACAATACAGGTCACAAGCGCATGTACCAGGCCCGGGTTCTGGTTGGAGACTACACCCAGGGAAGATCTAACATGATTGCACCCCCTGCCAAATCTGGCAATGCTGCAGACCTGTATGACAGCGTCACTGACAAACCTAATAATTCATccatgtttattgttttcaacGACATTCAGGCATATCCAGAATACCTTATCACATTCACTTAA